One window from the genome of Streptomyces sp. NBC_00708 encodes:
- a CDS encoding helix-turn-helix domain-containing protein, whose translation MTLSHPPQDTPAATAPLGSLIRGHRLRIGLTQRELADLSTISVRAIRDLEKGKAQRPRTDTVRLIADALRLGPRSRTALEAAARRGPRAGGDVRRLSMERAAPPVPLYPLVGREAEAGVLVEELGSGAERLVTVVGLSGVGKTRLALEAAARLHDTGLPVLWHYGDGATADCLRADDDPLPRLADACAGFLRGGGEPEELLPELAEALASLNGEGAEGGSAVLVLDGVDTAVLDFGRLSRLLRTFPGLRLLITGERPWNVPGERLFLLSPLEAPAPAAGHSDAPAVRFFLSQLRRVRPDLVPDEQALADVAWICHRLDGHPAALGAAASWLTVCDLSTLRNIVDSDPAPLLDHLAGGPDGSRLQVRVGRTLAALPAPYRTLIGDLCQVGDGDFLLQDVVRLTGRTLPECGRLIRELLVGGVIRTCTDGGRSAFRVLCVVRAAAGAAATV comes from the coding sequence ATGACGCTCAGCCACCCCCCGCAGGACACCCCGGCCGCCACCGCCCCGCTCGGCTCCCTGATACGCGGCCACCGGCTCCGTATCGGCCTCACCCAGCGGGAACTGGCGGACCTGTCCACCATCAGCGTGCGGGCCATCCGGGACCTGGAGAAGGGGAAGGCCCAGCGCCCCAGAACGGACACGGTGCGGCTCATCGCCGACGCGCTGAGACTCGGCCCCCGGTCCAGGACCGCGCTGGAGGCGGCGGCCCGGCGCGGCCCCCGGGCGGGCGGTGACGTCCGGCGCCTGTCCATGGAGCGGGCCGCGCCGCCGGTGCCGCTGTACCCGCTGGTCGGGCGGGAGGCGGAGGCCGGGGTGCTCGTGGAGGAGCTGGGGTCCGGCGCGGAACGGCTGGTCACCGTCGTGGGGCTGAGCGGTGTCGGCAAGACCCGGCTCGCCCTGGAGGCCGCCGCCCGGCTGCACGACACCGGGCTGCCCGTGCTGTGGCACTACGGGGACGGCGCCACCGCCGACTGCCTCCGGGCCGACGACGACCCGCTGCCCCGGCTCGCCGACGCCTGCGCCGGGTTCCTGCGGGGCGGTGGCGAACCCGAGGAACTGCTGCCCGAACTCGCCGAGGCGCTTGCTTCCCTCAACGGCGAGGGTGCGGAGGGCGGTTCGGCGGTGCTCGTCCTCGACGGGGTCGACACCGCCGTCCTCGACTTCGGCCGTCTGAGCCGCCTGCTGCGTACGTTCCCCGGCCTGCGGCTGCTGATCACCGGGGAGCGGCCGTGGAACGTGCCGGGTGAACGCCTCTTCCTGCTCTCCCCGTTGGAGGCGCCCGCCCCGGCCGCCGGGCACAGTGACGCGCCCGCTGTACGGTTCTTCCTCAGCCAGCTCCGCCGGGTCCGCCCCGATCTCGTGCCCGACGAGCAGGCGCTCGCCGATGTGGCCTGGATCTGCCACCGCCTCGACGGCCACCCGGCGGCGCTCGGTGCCGCCGCCTCCTGGCTCACGGTCTGCGACCTGTCGACGCTGCGGAACATCGTGGACTCGGACCCGGCCCCGCTCCTCGACCACCTGGCAGGCGGCCCGGACGGCTCCCGCCTCCAGGTGCGGGTCGGCCGCACCCTCGCCGCGCTGCCCGCCCCGTACCGGACGCTCATCGGCGACCTGTGCCAGGTGGGTGACGGGGACTTCCTGCTCCAGGACGTCGTCCGGCTCACCGGCCGCACGCTGCCCGAGTGCGGCCGGCTGATCCGCGAGCTGCTGGTCGGCGGGGTGATCCGGACCTGCACGGACGGCGGCCGCTCGGCGTTCCGCGTGCTGTGCGTGGTGCGGGCGGCGGCCGGCGCGGCGGCCACGGTCTGA
- a CDS encoding tetratricopeptide repeat protein encodes MLGPLQVRGKAGPLRVPPGRQEVILAALLLEANRVVGTNYLVDLIWEDNPPETARTQVQICVSRLRKLLAGADSTVSISTRPPGYVLHVDTGDVDSLLFTGLVAMARRQRDEGETEKAVVLLKSAVALWQGDSLSGLESGPLANKARQLDEERLSAVELRMQLELELGRHDRLVGELQLLTHENPLRERLRGQLMCALYWSGRQAEALEAFRTGRRILDQELGLEPGRELRRLEGAILAGELPPPVRAQPPRSRDDKPEVRGTTTPAPDPRRPPAATAPADAAGPVEDRTGTGDADGRTAPTAQDSPAARAEPQPHDARPQQLPASTSDFVADDAQLAALEKALTGGRERKAVGLAVITGKPGTGKSTLAVNLAHRLAETGFPDGQLYCDLRGTGTPATTLEVLGRFLRALGIPGQLIPDSLDERAEMYRTRLASRRVLVVLDDAATESQVQPLLPGSRDCAVLVTSRARLTALPGAHRVELDVLDEERALKLLSRIIGEERVEGEAASAEALVRTVGRLPLALRIVAARLAARPHWTLASMVHRLANERHRLDELAHGEMTMRASLSLTYNGLAAEDRGLLRLLSMARTPTLPGWLAGALLDDDRPVPSDLLEPLVDMQMLDVVGVERTGGYRYQFHEIIRVYAREQLAAHDSPELRRAALVRMAGGWMYLAQEAHRKVYGGDFTVLHGDAPRWAPPPSCTEDLLTDPLAWFDAEQGALCGMVEQAADEGLHDVSWNLATTLVTLFEVRGHYDLWEQTHVRALAAVRKAGNLRGTAAVRASLGSLYMSRNEFDMARQALSSALDVFQALDEPQGEALCRRDMALIARTNGEDDTALELYDRSLADFDRAGDVVGRAIVLTQSAHIRMRRGETDAAQAQLDEALEIYDGVGYLGGRARTLRRVGQLLLERGELDLAVLTFTEVLELCRDSGDVIGEGHLLRDLGQAFVLMGRPDRATYFFDRAVAAREQIMDFGGGALARLDLARLLDDEPGRSRELLTPALEVFTSRGMKRELAETRRLLGAG; translated from the coding sequence TTGCTGGGCCCCCTCCAGGTGCGGGGCAAGGCCGGTCCGCTGCGGGTGCCGCCCGGCCGGCAGGAAGTCATCCTCGCCGCCCTGCTGCTCGAGGCGAACCGGGTGGTCGGCACGAACTACCTGGTGGACCTCATATGGGAGGACAACCCCCCGGAGACCGCCCGCACCCAGGTGCAGATCTGCGTCTCCCGGCTGCGGAAACTGCTGGCCGGTGCGGACAGCACGGTCTCCATATCGACCCGGCCGCCCGGATACGTCCTGCACGTCGACACCGGGGATGTCGACTCGCTGCTCTTCACCGGACTGGTCGCGATGGCCAGGCGGCAGCGCGACGAGGGCGAGACGGAGAAGGCGGTGGTGCTGCTGAAGTCGGCGGTCGCGCTGTGGCAGGGCGACTCCCTGAGCGGACTGGAGAGCGGCCCGCTCGCCAACAAGGCGCGCCAGCTCGACGAGGAGCGCCTGAGCGCCGTCGAACTGCGGATGCAGCTGGAACTGGAGCTCGGACGGCACGACCGGCTCGTGGGAGAACTCCAACTCCTCACCCATGAGAACCCGTTGCGGGAACGGCTGCGCGGTCAGCTGATGTGCGCCCTGTACTGGTCGGGCCGGCAGGCGGAGGCGCTGGAGGCGTTCCGGACCGGGCGCAGGATTCTCGATCAGGAGCTGGGCCTGGAACCGGGCAGGGAGCTGAGGCGCCTGGAGGGGGCGATCCTCGCCGGCGAACTGCCCCCGCCGGTACGGGCGCAGCCGCCTCGGAGCCGTGACGACAAGCCCGAGGTGAGGGGGACCACCACCCCCGCTCCTGACCCGCGCCGGCCGCCGGCGGCAACGGCGCCGGCCGACGCCGCCGGGCCCGTCGAGGACCGGACCGGAACCGGGGACGCGGACGGGCGGACCGCCCCCACCGCCCAGGACTCCCCCGCAGCCCGCGCCGAACCACAGCCCCACGACGCCCGGCCGCAGCAACTGCCCGCCTCCACCTCGGACTTCGTGGCCGACGACGCCCAGCTGGCCGCGTTGGAGAAGGCGCTGACCGGCGGCCGCGAGCGCAAGGCGGTCGGCCTCGCGGTGATCACCGGGAAGCCGGGCACCGGCAAGTCCACGCTGGCCGTGAACCTCGCGCACCGCCTCGCCGAGACAGGGTTCCCCGACGGCCAGCTCTACTGCGACCTGCGCGGCACCGGCACCCCGGCCACCACACTGGAGGTGCTGGGCCGCTTCCTGCGGGCGCTGGGCATCCCGGGCCAGCTGATCCCGGACTCGCTGGACGAGCGGGCGGAGATGTACCGCACCCGGCTCGCCTCCCGCCGCGTCCTGGTGGTCCTGGACGACGCCGCGACGGAGAGCCAGGTGCAGCCGCTGCTGCCGGGGAGCCGCGACTGCGCCGTCCTGGTCACCAGCCGGGCGCGGCTGACCGCGCTGCCGGGCGCGCACCGCGTGGAGCTGGACGTCCTGGACGAGGAGCGGGCGCTGAAGCTGCTCTCCCGGATCATCGGGGAGGAGCGGGTCGAGGGCGAGGCCGCGTCGGCGGAGGCGCTGGTGCGTACGGTCGGACGACTGCCGCTGGCGCTGCGGATCGTGGCCGCCCGGCTGGCCGCCCGCCCGCACTGGACGCTCGCGTCGATGGTGCACCGGCTGGCCAACGAGCGGCACCGGCTGGACGAGCTGGCGCACGGCGAGATGACGATGCGGGCCAGCCTCTCGCTCACGTACAACGGTCTGGCGGCGGAGGACCGGGGGCTGCTGCGGCTGCTGAGCATGGCGCGGACACCGACGCTGCCCGGCTGGCTGGCCGGTGCGCTGCTGGACGACGACCGCCCCGTGCCGTCGGATCTGCTGGAACCCCTCGTCGACATGCAGATGCTGGACGTCGTGGGCGTGGAGCGGACCGGCGGCTACCGCTACCAGTTCCACGAGATCATCCGGGTGTACGCGCGCGAGCAGCTGGCCGCGCACGACAGCCCGGAGCTGCGGCGGGCCGCGCTCGTCCGGATGGCGGGCGGCTGGATGTATCTGGCGCAGGAGGCCCATCGCAAGGTGTACGGGGGTGACTTCACCGTGCTGCACGGCGACGCCCCGCGCTGGGCGCCGCCCCCGTCCTGCACCGAGGACTTGCTCACCGATCCGCTGGCGTGGTTCGACGCGGAGCAGGGCGCCCTGTGCGGGATGGTGGAGCAGGCCGCCGACGAGGGCCTGCACGACGTCAGCTGGAATCTGGCGACGACGCTGGTCACGCTGTTCGAGGTGCGCGGCCACTACGACCTGTGGGAGCAGACCCATGTGCGGGCGCTGGCCGCCGTCCGCAAGGCCGGCAATCTGCGGGGCACCGCCGCCGTACGGGCCTCGCTCGGCTCCCTGTACATGAGCCGCAACGAGTTCGACATGGCGCGCCAGGCGCTGAGTTCGGCGCTCGACGTGTTCCAGGCGCTCGACGAGCCGCAGGGCGAGGCGCTGTGCCGCCGCGACATGGCGCTGATCGCCCGGACGAACGGTGAGGACGACACGGCGCTGGAGCTGTACGACCGGTCGCTGGCCGACTTCGACCGGGCCGGTGACGTGGTGGGGCGGGCGATCGTGCTGACGCAGAGCGCGCACATCCGGATGCGCCGGGGCGAGACGGACGCGGCGCAGGCGCAGTTGGACGAGGCGCTGGAGATCTACGACGGGGTGGGCTACCTGGGCGGCAGGGCGCGGACCCTGCGCCGGGTGGGCCAACTGCTGCTGGAGCGGGGCGAGCTGGATCTCGCGGTGCTGACGTTCACGGAGGTCCTGGAGCTGTGCCGGGATTCCGGTGACGTGATAGGCGAGGGGCATCTGCTGCGGGATCTGGGCCAGGCGTTCGTGCTGATGGGCCGGCCCGACCGGGCCACGTACTTCTTCGACCGGGCCGTCGCGGCCCGGGAGCAGATCATGGACTTCGGCGGTGGCGCTCTGGCCCGCCTGGATCTGGCCCGGCTGCTGGACGACGAGCCGGGGCGTTCCCGGGAACTGCTGACCCCCGCTCTGGAGGTCTTCACGAGCCGGGGCATGAAGCGGGAACTGGCGGAGACCCGGCGGCTGCTCGGCGCGGGCTAG
- a CDS encoding nuclear transport factor 2 family protein — MHTDAWTSTDPYTVGDLVTAAGTDHVRLVYDYLDAGDLDACASLLHEHVELDLPGVPTAHGRTAFVHTHRDHLGSRARHRIEHVVAHARTVVAAGRRIDTDADGAGVRFVDFFRIAEDGMVESCTRYYHAEP; from the coding sequence ATGCACACCGACGCCTGGACGAGCACAGACCCGTACACGGTGGGCGACCTGGTCACCGCGGCGGGCACCGACCACGTCCGCCTCGTCTACGACTACCTCGACGCCGGCGACCTCGACGCGTGTGCGTCGCTGCTGCACGAGCACGTCGAACTGGACCTGCCCGGCGTCCCGACGGCCCACGGGCGGACCGCGTTCGTGCACACCCACCGCGACCACCTCGGATCCCGCGCCCGCCACCGGATCGAGCACGTCGTCGCCCACGCCCGGACCGTGGTGGCGGCCGGCCGCCGTATCGACACGGACGCCGACGGGGCGGGGGTGCGCTTCGTGGACTTCTTCCGCATCGCCGAGGACGGCATGGTGGAATCCTGCACGCGCTACTACCACGCCGAGCCCTGA
- the def gene encoding peptide deformylase translates to MSMSVQGVGDNGAVRRITEVGEEILSRPCQEVTEFGTPALARLIDDMFVTMGIADGAGLAANQVGVGLRLFVYDCPDDHGVRHTGHIVNPVLELPAPGDRRLVDEYEGCLSVPGAGMVVPRTDRAVVRGFDQNGSPVVVEGTGYFARCLQHESDHLLGHTYLDRLSKRDRKEALRQMAEHRDEVFALRAEKAADLGR, encoded by the coding sequence ATGTCCATGTCCGTACAGGGAGTTGGGGACAACGGTGCGGTGCGGCGGATCACGGAGGTGGGCGAGGAGATCCTGAGCCGCCCCTGCCAGGAGGTGACCGAGTTCGGCACTCCCGCACTGGCGCGCCTGATCGACGACATGTTCGTGACGATGGGGATCGCCGACGGCGCCGGGCTGGCCGCCAATCAGGTCGGCGTCGGGCTCCGGCTGTTCGTGTACGACTGCCCCGACGACCACGGGGTCCGCCATACCGGTCACATCGTCAATCCGGTCCTGGAGCTGCCCGCCCCGGGTGACCGCCGGCTCGTCGACGAGTACGAGGGCTGCCTGTCCGTGCCCGGCGCGGGCATGGTGGTCCCCCGCACCGATCGGGCCGTCGTGCGCGGATTCGACCAGAACGGCAGCCCGGTCGTCGTGGAGGGGACGGGCTACTTCGCCCGGTGCCTCCAGCACGAGAGCGACCACCTGCTCGGCCACACCTACCTGGACCGGCTTTCCAAGCGGGACCGCAAGGAAGCGCTCCGGCAGATGGCCGAGCACCGCGACGAGGTCTTCGCCCTGCGGGCCGAGAAGGCTGCGGACCTGGGCCGTTGA
- a CDS encoding winged helix-turn-helix domain-containing protein, with the protein MTQDDVSNGPSRSAGSGEGLREHEVRTALLDLLAEVGAVTATEAAARLGHSSGLCSFHLRQLARYGYVEEAPHSGGRARPWRLKRAAPDTGRAAEDEAFGDLARGLEDESWQRWRDRRDEVPSEWRHDEAFSAVAYLTPEEMSRVAEVIRRTLAPYQDREQRLLARPVGARPVALVTRLFPLLPAAPDEREKE; encoded by the coding sequence GTGACCCAGGACGACGTCAGTAACGGGCCCTCCCGCTCCGCCGGCAGCGGGGAGGGGCTTCGCGAGCACGAGGTCCGCACCGCCCTGCTGGACCTGCTCGCCGAGGTCGGCGCCGTCACGGCGACCGAGGCGGCCGCCCGGCTCGGCCACAGCTCCGGACTCTGCTCCTTCCACCTGCGACAGCTCGCGCGGTACGGCTATGTCGAAGAGGCCCCCCACAGCGGCGGCCGCGCCCGCCCCTGGCGCCTGAAGCGGGCCGCCCCGGACACCGGCCGGGCCGCGGAGGACGAGGCGTTCGGCGACCTGGCCCGGGGCCTGGAGGACGAGAGCTGGCAGCGGTGGCGGGACCGGCGGGACGAGGTGCCGTCCGAGTGGCGCCACGACGAGGCGTTCAGCGCCGTCGCGTATCTGACGCCCGAGGAGATGAGCCGCGTCGCCGAAGTGATCCGGCGGACGCTCGCGCCCTACCAGGACCGCGAACAACGCCTCCTGGCCCGGCCCGTCGGTGCCCGGCCGGTGGCCCTTGTCACCCGCCTGTTCCCGCTCCTTCCCGCCGCCCCGGACGAGAGGGAGAAGGAGTGA
- a CDS encoding helix-turn-helix domain-containing protein, which yields MLLRQVSAFIDHHIADPDLTPGLIAARHHLSLRSLHALFHDEPEGVAATIRRRRLEGCRADLARPALRRQPIQAVAARWGFTSATAFSRTFRTAYGVTPRDYRADALRQADGGV from the coding sequence GTGCTGCTCCGCCAGGTCAGCGCGTTCATCGACCACCACATCGCGGACCCCGATCTGACTCCGGGCCTCATCGCGGCCCGCCACCACCTGTCGCTGCGGAGCCTGCACGCGCTGTTCCACGACGAGCCCGAGGGCGTCGCCGCGACGATCCGCCGGCGCAGGCTGGAGGGGTGCCGCGCGGACCTCGCCCGCCCCGCGCTGCGCCGGCAGCCGATCCAGGCCGTCGCCGCCCGCTGGGGCTTCACCAGCGCGACGGCCTTCAGCCGCACGTTCCGTACCGCGTACGGCGTCACGCCCCGCGACTACCGCGCGGACGCCCTGCGACAGGCGGACGGGGGCGTGTGA